The segment CGGTGGCAAATGGGGTTGCACCGCCATTGTAGAACTCGACTTTTTTGATGCCTTTGTCGTCTTTGACGGTGGCGGTCAGGGTGACTTTGCCTCCGCCTTTGGGCAGTGAGGTGGGTGTGGCATCCAGAGTGATGGTGGGCTTGGTGTCGGGTTTGGTGCTGGTTCCGCACGCCACCAGTGCCAGTGTGAGCCCGAGTCCAAACATGATTTGGGTTTTGCGTTTCACGTGTTCCTCCCCTGTGTCATGTTGCAGACACGATGATCTGCCCACGACAGAGCCAAAAACTTTACCGGTAAAATTTGCAGACCAGACCACCACATGTGGAAACCCTGCGCCAGAGGACCACAGACCTTTAGCGGTAAAATTGTTTTGCTATGCAGTCATGGTAAGGAGCAATGAGAGCGTTTTCAAGACCCCCACCACAAACCCAGCTTTACCGGTCCACAATTCACAACCCCAAAACCCAAAAATCACGCCGGATTGCAGGAATTTCTCTTTTACCGGTAAATGAAAAGGCTTTTTGTCTTGCCCCTTTCCCTGCCATCAAGCGACGCCTTTTGAAGTTTGAACTGTCAAAATCAGCTTCAGAAATCAAAACCATCAATCACAATTCTTCTGGTGTTCCATTTGGCCTAAGGCAGATGCACCATTTGGCTTAGAGCCACCACCCTGCCTGCCATGTCAGAATCTTGCCCATGTCCCCAGTGAATTTGCGCCCCGCCACCGATTACACTTTGCAGCAACTCAATGCCATTTTTGTGGGTGCCTTTCAAGGGTATCTGGTGCCCATCCCCAACGACCTGAAAATGTTTGCTTACCGCCTGCGGTCCGAGCACATTGACCTGACCGAAAGTCTGGTGGCCGAAGTGAACGGTCAACCTGCCGGTCTGTCCCTGACCGCCAGACGTGACAACCGCACCCGCCTTGCCGGGCTCGGGGTGTACCCCGAGTTCCGGGGACAGGGTGTGGGTCAACTGCTCACCGAAGCCTTCATGCAACCTGCACTGGAACGCAAAGACCTGCTGATTCTGGAGGTCTTCCAGAGCAACATCAAAGCGGTGCAGCTTTACCTCAAGAACGGCTTTGAAATCCGCCAGAGCCTGCCCGGTTACTCTGGCGAAGTGCCTGCTGTGGCAAACCCTGAGTTGCAGTCCATTCCTCTGCAAGAGGCAGTGGCCTTTTTGCGACTTCATGGAGAGGTTGACTTGCCCTGGCAAATTTCTGCAGACACCCTCATCAGCCTGCCCCCCACAGCCAGAGCTTTTCGATTGCAAGACAGTGTGGCCATCGTTTCTCTGGCTGGAGAACAAGCTTATTTGCGCACACTGGTTACGGCTGCACCTGCCCGCAGACAGGGACAGGCCACACGTTTGCTGCAAGCCATCGCTGCCCTCACAGGGATTCAGAAATTTCAAGCCATCCCGGTGTTCCCCGAGCACCTGATTTCCCCCATCGCCCAGAAGTTGGGCTGGCAAAAAGGAGAGCTGGGGCAGTATGAACTCTGGCGTCAAGCCTGATCAAGCTGATCGGCGGTTGCAGGTTGGGCAGGCACGGTGCGGCTCGGGTGGGTTTGCCAGCGGCTTTTGAGGATGCGCCAGAGGGCCAGAGACCACGCCATGCCTGCTCCCCATCCTGCAACCACGTCGGTGGGATAGTGCACCCCCAGATAAATGCGACTGATGCCCACCGATACGGCAAACAGCACCCCGAGAATCAGCATGTGCAGCCGGTAACGGGTGTGCCAGAGCAGGGCGATCAGGGCTGTAGACAGGGCCGCAGAGTACATGGCATGTCCACTCGGGAAGCTGGCCGCAGGTTCATTGACCAGCCATTCCCAGAACTGGGGTCTCGGGCGATTGAAAACCACTTTGACAATCACATTGAGGAGACCTGCACCCAGTGTGGACAGCAAAAAATAAACCCCATAAGCCCTGCGATGCTGCAGGGCAAACACGCAAATCAAGACACTGATCGGGCCGATGATCTTGATGCTGCCCACCACCCCGAGGGTGATGGCCAGAGCGTCCAGAAAAGGGGTGGAATGGCTGTTCAGCCAGCGCATGAAAGGCTCTTCAAAGGTGAAGGGTTCTTTGTCCAGCAAATCTTCTGCAATCAAACCGACCCCCAGAAGGGGCAGCAAAATGCCCAGCAACCAGATCAGCAGGGCTTTCCAATGCACTTTTAAGGTGTTGAGCATCCAGTGAATCATTCTTGCAGTTTCTTCAACACACAAAGCCAACACTGTCAGAAATTCTCTTTGTTAAGGAGGGCTGAAGCACCATGACTCAGGGTCAGCGCAAAGTCGCTGTCGGGCCATGCCAACACCAAGAGCCATCAGCTGTCAGCGGTCAGCCGTCAGCCATAAGGACAGTTTTCTGGCTGCCTTTTGAACTGAACGTCTAAGTGGGATTCATTTTGTGTCTTTTTGTTTTGCTGTTTGCAAAAGCCTTTTGGTGAGCTTTTTGCTGAAAGCTGATCGCTGAACGCTTTTTCAAGTGACCTGCCACAAGTCAGACTTTGCGCTGACCCTACACCATGACTGGACCTCTGGTGGGAAACCCCACACGAGCAGATAAACTGCTTTCATGTCTTATCAGGAATTCATTGAACCCAACTTCGTGCGCTCCATCGACCCTGAAGAATTCTCTGTGGTGATCCTCGGAACCGGCACGCCCAGAGCGTACCGTGGGGCAGCCAAACCTTCGGTGGCGGTCATTGCTGCTGGCAAGGTCTTTCTGGTGGACTCCGGTGGCGAAGTGGTCCGTCAGCTCATCGAGAGCAGCATCATGCCCCAGCGCATCGAGCATGTGTTCTTCACCCACCACCATTACGACCACAACGGAGGTTTTCTGGACCTGTTCATCAGCAGCTGGCGCACCCATGTGGGCATCATCGATGGTCGCAAAAACGCCATGAAGGTGTACGGTCCCACCAACACCCGGCAGATCATCCAGAAGTACCATGATGCGCTGGGTTACGACATTGACCTGAGGCTCAGTTACAACAAATCCGACACCGACGGAGCCCTGATCGAATACACCGAATCGGACAACGGGGTACTGTACGATCAGGATGGGCTCAAAGTCACGGCTTTCGAGGTGGATCACCGTCCAGTCAAGCCCTGCATCGGGCTGAAATTCGAGTACAGGGGCAAAACCGTGGTGGTCTCTGGAGACACCCGTCCTGTGGAAAACATGGTGATTCACAGCCAGAACGCCGACCTGCTGGTCCATGATGCGTACAACAAGAAATGGCTGGATCAGATTGCCGCAGAGAACCCCGAGCTTGCCATTCAGGTGACCAACCCGGCCAAGTACCACACCACCACCCTGGAGGCCGCTGAAATTGCCGCGAAAGCAGGGGTCAAGCATCTGGTGCTCACCCACCACATTCCTGCTCCCCGG is part of the Deinococcus misasensis DSM 22328 genome and harbors:
- a CDS encoding GNAT family N-acetyltransferase is translated as MSPVNLRPATDYTLQQLNAIFVGAFQGYLVPIPNDLKMFAYRLRSEHIDLTESLVAEVNGQPAGLSLTARRDNRTRLAGLGVYPEFRGQGVGQLLTEAFMQPALERKDLLILEVFQSNIKAVQLYLKNGFEIRQSLPGYSGEVPAVANPELQSIPLQEAVAFLRLHGEVDLPWQISADTLISLPPTARAFRLQDSVAIVSLAGEQAYLRTLVTAAPARRQGQATRLLQAIAALTGIQKFQAIPVFPEHLISPIAQKLGWQKGELGQYELWRQA
- a CDS encoding phosphatase PAP2 family protein, whose protein sequence is MIHWMLNTLKVHWKALLIWLLGILLPLLGVGLIAEDLLDKEPFTFEEPFMRWLNSHSTPFLDALAITLGVVGSIKIIGPISVLICVFALQHRRAYGVYFLLSTLGAGLLNVIVKVVFNRPRPQFWEWLVNEPAASFPSGHAMYSAALSTALIALLWHTRYRLHMLILGVLFAVSVGISRIYLGVHYPTDVVAGWGAGMAWSLALWRILKSRWQTHPSRTVPAQPATADQLDQA
- a CDS encoding MBL fold metallo-hydrolase — translated: MSYQEFIEPNFVRSIDPEEFSVVILGTGTPRAYRGAAKPSVAVIAAGKVFLVDSGGEVVRQLIESSIMPQRIEHVFFTHHHYDHNGGFLDLFISSWRTHVGIIDGRKNAMKVYGPTNTRQIIQKYHDALGYDIDLRLSYNKSDTDGALIEYTESDNGVLYDQDGLKVTAFEVDHRPVKPCIGLKFEYRGKTVVVSGDTRPVENMVIHSQNADLLVHDAYNKKWLDQIAAENPELAIQVTNPAKYHTTTLEAAEIAAKAGVKHLVLTHHIPAPRRTPEAEASYLEGMQEIFQGKVTLGRDLMEFTLLPVQS